One region of Corynebacterium capitovis DSM 44611 genomic DNA includes:
- a CDS encoding NYN domain-containing protein: MLERTLVFVDTSYLLASFYNSWEIGARAQLEIDLPEVVSTLGTMITQQLHQPIHRQHWYDGIPESGPHKYQRALLGCDGVQLRTGQLIEWGDRRTQKGVDTRLVADLVVNATRGQFSDFVLVTGDADMIPGVEEATRLGARVHLYGFGWNSMSAALRHACDTTTILDPKADFADSMRLEVLEGPLPPTIRERPLNDAFDPEEDEGPAPVPYGNPLQPEKTIEGETQEDTPEPETTVSTPEADDSLVPYEDDEPTEVEAEVNQQSISPATRPQEGPGVPKPGPKPSPKPSMMAPRRKLRSRYVPLPEEVWTSAGFQTPYDVGQQYATWWYENAATSEERDNAHLLSGGGLPPEIDRPLLQFACETLHEYTLSETQRVNLRDGFHSGIRGVLINLRHSN, encoded by the coding sequence ATGCTTGAACGCACTCTTGTCTTCGTCGACACCTCCTACCTGCTCGCGAGCTTCTACAACTCGTGGGAGATCGGGGCGAGGGCCCAACTAGAAATTGACTTACCTGAGGTGGTGTCGACCCTGGGCACCATGATCACCCAGCAACTCCATCAGCCAATTCACCGACAACACTGGTACGACGGCATTCCCGAGTCCGGCCCGCACAAGTACCAGCGCGCCCTCCTCGGCTGCGATGGTGTGCAGCTGCGAACTGGGCAGCTCATCGAGTGGGGTGACCGGCGGACTCAAAAAGGTGTTGACACGCGCCTGGTAGCCGACTTGGTAGTCAACGCCACCCGTGGGCAGTTCAGCGATTTTGTGCTAGTCACGGGCGACGCCGACATGATTCCCGGGGTCGAAGAGGCGACACGACTGGGCGCCCGCGTGCACCTGTATGGATTTGGGTGGAATTCGATGTCTGCGGCACTGCGCCACGCATGCGACACCACCACCATCCTCGACCCCAAGGCGGACTTTGCCGACTCGATGCGCCTGGAGGTGCTCGAGGGCCCGCTCCCTCCGACCATCAGGGAGCGGCCGCTTAACGACGCCTTCGACCCCGAGGAGGACGAAGGGCCCGCCCCCGTTCCTTACGGCAACCCGCTTCAACCCGAGAAGACTATCGAAGGGGAGACCCAGGAGGACACCCCCGAACCCGAGACCACCGTCTCGACTCCGGAGGCGGACGATTCCCTGGTCCCCTACGAAGACGATGAGCCCACCGAAGTTGAAGCGGAAGTCAACCAGCAATCGATCAGCCCCGCGACGCGTCCCCAGGAGGGGCCGGGGGTTCCAAAGCCGGGCCCAAAACCCTCGCCCAAGCCGTCGATGATGGCGCCCCGCCGCAAGCTTCGCTCCCGGTACGTGCCCCTCCCCGAGGAAGTGTGGACTTCAGCGGGGTTCCAAACCCCTTACGATGTGGGGCAACAATACGCGACATGGTGGTACGAAAATGCGGCGACCTCCGAAGAGCGGGATAACGCCCACCTCCTCTCTGGGGGCGGCTTGCCGCCAGAGATTGACAGGCCGCTGCTGCAGTTCGCCTGCGAGACTCTCCACGAGTACACGCTGAGCGAGACTCAGCGTGTGAATTTGCGGGACGGCTTCCACTCCGGGATCCGCGGAGTGCTGATCAACCTCCGGCACTCCAACTAG
- a CDS encoding PspA/IM30 family protein yields MANPLSKGWKYLMQSFDSKIDENADPKVQVQQAIAEAKKRHQEISQHAANIIGNRNQLQMKLDRLVGSQQDLQNKARTALQAADNASAAGETEKAQQHNNTAEVIASQLVSVEQELEQTKTAYAAAEQAADEAQRQQKQSEAKLQEQLNEVSKLESQIDQAKMQEQTAKSMDSVNQYNADDSVPTLEGVREKIERRYANALGAQELAQDSMTGRIAEIEATGTDVAASNRLAEIRASMQSGAGRELEAGDAEANPTEGAAEEAHPRDPQAPDAQTGTQKGE; encoded by the coding sequence ATGGCCAATCCCCTCTCCAAGGGCTGGAAGTACCTGATGCAGTCGTTCGATTCCAAGATCGACGAGAATGCGGACCCCAAGGTGCAGGTCCAGCAGGCAATCGCGGAGGCGAAGAAGAGACACCAGGAGATTTCTCAACACGCGGCCAACATCATCGGCAACCGCAACCAGCTGCAGATGAAGCTCGACCGTCTCGTCGGCTCCCAGCAGGATTTGCAGAACAAGGCGCGTACGGCGCTTCAGGCCGCGGACAATGCCTCGGCGGCGGGGGAAACGGAGAAGGCCCAGCAGCACAACAACACCGCTGAGGTCATCGCAAGCCAGCTCGTCTCCGTTGAGCAGGAGCTCGAGCAGACGAAGACAGCTTATGCCGCTGCGGAGCAGGCCGCCGACGAAGCTCAGCGCCAGCAAAAGCAGTCGGAAGCCAAGCTGCAGGAGCAGCTCAACGAGGTGTCCAAGCTGGAGAGCCAAATTGACCAGGCCAAGATGCAGGAGCAGACAGCCAAGTCGATGGACTCCGTGAATCAGTACAACGCCGATGATTCCGTGCCTACGCTCGAAGGCGTGCGTGAAAAGATCGAACGTCGCTACGCCAACGCCCTCGGCGCCCAGGAACTAGCGCAAGATTCCATGACGGGGCGGATCGCAGAAATCGAAGCCACGGGCACCGATGTCGCCGCGTCTAACCGTCTGGCGGAAATTCGGGCCAGCATGCAAAGCGGTGCCGGCAGAGAACTCGAGGCCGGGGACGCGGAAGCGAACCCGACGGAGGGCGCGGCGGAAGAGGCTCACCCTCGCGACCCGCAGGCCCCGGATGCTCAAACAGGAACCCAGAAGGGCGAGTAG
- the trxA gene encoding thioredoxin yields MSTINVTEESFESTVTADGIVFVDAWAEWCGPCKAFAPTYEKASETHADVTFAKLDTEANQQLAAALEIQAIPTLMAFRDGIMVYRNAGALPPAAFDDLVNQVKALDMDDVRRQVEEQNRQLDAEN; encoded by the coding sequence GTGAGCACCATCAATGTGACCGAGGAGTCTTTCGAGTCGACCGTTACGGCCGATGGAATCGTCTTCGTAGATGCTTGGGCCGAATGGTGCGGCCCCTGCAAGGCGTTTGCACCAACCTACGAGAAGGCCTCGGAAACACACGCAGACGTGACTTTCGCAAAGCTGGATACAGAGGCTAACCAGCAACTCGCTGCTGCTCTCGAGATCCAGGCCATCCCGACGCTCATGGCCTTCCGCGACGGAATCATGGTTTACCGCAATGCCGGGGCCCTTCCCCCAGCGGCGTTTGATGACCTTGTCAACCAGGTCAAGGCGCTGGATATGGACGACGTTCGCCGCCAGGTGGAGGAGCAAAACCGCCAGCTCGACGCTGAGAACTAA